The following is a genomic window from Anopheles stephensi strain Indian unplaced genomic scaffold, UCI_ANSTEP_V1.0 ucontig336, whole genome shotgun sequence.
ATCCATCAGAACAGTCTCATATTGTGCCACCAGCACAAACTATGACTCATCACGAATACGTTgaattaggtaaagtgccagattttgtgaaAGATCTTCCAGAATTTCACGGTCACCGAGCAAGCCTTCCTAGATGGTTTTTAGAAGtcgaaaatgtattgaaaatctatgaacgcttgccttgagattcaattgaataccacattatcgagtcaaccatcagaagaaaaatgaaaggtgAAGCTGCTGACGTTTTAGATTCcaatcccaactgacattttatagcaggcttatagcgtttttcgagttcttttagctaaatctcgatgcttaatcttgccttagagagcagcagatttagctaattataacagttcgaacacgtggtttcacgtagttttttcacccattttcttcggatccaagctgtcaaaGGCCAAAGGCGCAATgacagcgcaaatcaaaacaaaatcaaacaataacGCTCAAGCTTCCTTGTGATATTACGTCGGTGAATTtggatttattatttaaaattagtgTCCCATTGTTCCTCtgccagtgtgtgtgcgccagtgttcctttagagaagaaaacaatcggAAGGTAAGTTGGAAAATGGTGCTGTACGTTGTAAATAAAGTGCtaaaccatacctcatctttcgtagaaaacatgtttcgagaagcggcaaacacgaatcgatcgttaAAAAGTTGCACGTTGTCAGCTTTAAGGTCCAGATTGCCGCAGCTTACCATCAGGCCCAACAAAGTTGTGATACAGGCAGCTTCGATTACTCcaaccagcaaaacatcaCCCAGAATCAATGTTACTGCAGCACCGACTAAAGGTATAcctgaaaacaacaaaacatgatacaattcaatttttttaacaaaactttCAACTAACTCTTGCCATttatgtttcagcaacaaccagTGCAATACCTTCACGATTGTTAACACCAAACAGTTTTAACGCAGCTCCAGCCAAAGGTATAcctgagaacaacaaaacatgatacaattcaatattttgtaacAACACTATATCAACTAACTCTTACCATttatgtttcagcaacaaccagTGCAATACCTTCACGATTGTTACcaccaaacagttttaaagcagctccagccaaaggtatacctgagaacaacaaaacatgatacaatGCAATATTTTGTAACAACACTATATCAACTAACTCTTACCATttatgtttcagcaacaaccagTGCAATACCTTCACGATTGTTACcaccaaacagttttaaagcagctccagccaaaggtatacctgagaacaacaaaacatgatacaatGCAATATTTTGTAACAACACTATATCAACTAACTCTTACCATTTACTTACATTTACCGGATCCAGCAACAACCGCACAGTACAATCCTATGCTCCTCAATACATGTAAAATATATCGACCAACACCCACCGTTAAAAAGCCGGCACCATCCATCATCGATGCAACTtctgagaaagaaaaacgaaatgtgttaaatttgaaaacgGGAAAATTGTACCGACCAAAACTTCTTATAAATACATCTCCTGAGACAGTGTCTGTAGCATCACGCAGTACACAAACATCTATGCTGGATGCCGCGCAGACAAATCCAGCTACAAGCTCAGCATTTGAAAGTCAAACCAGCGAGCAACTAACTGTACTGAATAAGTCTGTTGCACTGATCTGGGCTGAGCTGAATTATTTGACTGATCACCGTAACAAAACAACTTATGGAGCAGGTACGATGCAGGGGCCGGGGCATCCAATAACAACATCGATTATGACACTACCGTTCCTTACATCGGAAGCAGAGCTAACTGCTTTCAACGAAAACTTAGGTAATGATGACTTTTTTGAAAGCGTCCTTCTTCTTATTAATGATAAAGTATCGGGAAAGCCGTATGCTAAAAATCGCATGCATGACACATTCATGATGCTGTTCGATAGAACATTTTTAGCGACATGCAGTTGGCGTGGTGGCGGTAAAAACGGCCCTAAAACAAGACTGGACGATAAAGCCAATATTTGGCGATTATTAAAAACTGTAGGAGAACAGTTTGAAATAGTTACAATTGAAGACGTAGAACGTTTGGCAAAAACTAAAATTAGCAATGCGTCaagcttaaaaaaatataaaggttTGGTTAAAAGCTCCACCAAGTGCTCGCACAAACgagacaaaaataataataaataaaattattaaacgaataaattacattagttttcttttcggtCAAACAACTTATATGAAACATAGCTATTCGGCCTGGTCGTTCATCGGTGATTAGAACAAAacattattaaaacaaaaggtTATTATGTACGGcgtggaaaaatgaaaccatcaTCGAGTTGGCCATCATCGCAAGCTACCTAAATTCTCTTCGACAACATCGACTGTCTGATGCTTGTGATAACGAAGGGAAGTTCATATGAAATCCTACTTTATGCACATACATCTTATTCTAATCCCACGCAATTATATCAGGGTTTATATATGCTCGCTATTACTTTTCAATTTCGTAAAGTTTATCTTCATTTGTCCCTAACCACTTTCCATTCCTGTCATTGTCTATCACTGCCTAACGTGTCTTGTTTTAATTCCCTTAGTTCCTTCTTATTTGCTTGGTTAATGCTTTCACCTAACCGTTGACGCAAACTActatgaaatatattttaattaccCTAGCTTAATCGGTCCGGCTACGCATGGAAACTCCGGGATGCTTGGCAGGCATACTGCAATATGCTGACATGCTCCAATGTATGATGTTACTCCGCTAGCAATTTGGAGaatgaaggaaggaaggagccAAGCCTCTCGTTATGTTTTCTGGCCGATCCGATGCACACTGAAAGAATGTAAAATTAAATGTTAGCATAAACGCATTGAGACACTTTTTCTCCGCGGCATACTTCCCCACTTTTCCTCTCCTCGATTAGATTCATGCTGGCAACGCTCCGTCATCGCAGTGTGTCCATTAAATGATATTTAAGAGCATGtaagagaaggagaaagaagagaaaaaccaTTTAGTGGGCTGTGACATGGTACTATTATTCAAGTGTAGATTTACCACAGAAGTCAGAATTAGTAAATGAACGATGACTCACTAAGAAATAGCTAATATAACCCAGAATCTGCAAACATCAAACGATACCTTCCGCAACACGGTACCGTATATTTCGCAAATCGCGACACAATGAGTAGTTAGTTGGATGATGGTTTATGAAAGAAATCCACCCGTACAcccaacaacaattacaactttAACGCGTTTTTTGCCACAGGTTTAAATACCAACAATCAGTTGTAAAATTGTTCCAGATTTggaaaaccaaaccccaacTGAAAATGAAGAAGGAGGAAATAGGGCACTGATTGTACTCTCATATAACCATATGCATGTTTTTCATTGAGTGTGAAAGAATGCAAAATATTATCTGTTACGTAACATGTAATTACTTCTGAAATTGCTACAAAAATGAATATTacaagtttgttttaaatacattgatttgtattatttttctttccgtaCCTAATATTAGAAAcaggtggaagaaaaagtgcACCGAGTACAACCGATTTAATACAATCAAATGCTAGTTTAACAACTAAGATAAAACattaatacaattttaattcaaaaagaGATAGATATAGCATTGTTCTGTCAGTATTTCTGGTAATATAGGTTGTTACGGTAGCGCTGGTCTTTAATATGACAGGAACGGTAACAAATTCTATATTTGATACTCCCCATTCGTTGAAATGACTATCTTGTTGGAGGTAGATAGAGTTCCGGCAAGCCAAATATAGTTAGAGCACAGTTGAAACCATGCAACAATCAGCGTCTCACAGTATCATTTACATGATAGGTGAGAGCCTATGCGCAAGAACTGATTGGCATCTTGCACTAATATCAGGATGATAGGCAAGAGCCGGTATCGCACCATTCAGTTCTGCGAAAATGAAGGTATGCGTTCCATATGTTTTGGCGTACCCGAACTTTATGTACACGCCCAGGATAATCGATATAACGTATGGGCAAATGGTACGGATTAGATTTGAATTTGGTAACGGTCGTGTCATGTGAAAGGTCGGCGCTAGCAATACCAATTCGATTATGAAATCAAATATGGAGAAAAAGACCTGGAGACCGAGTGCACTAATCGATCGGCGTCTCACACTATCATTTGCATTATAGGTGAGAGCCCTTGCTCGACACGGCAAGGCACACATTAAGTGGCATCTTGCACTATCATCCAAATTATGATAGGCAAGTGCCGGCGCCTATCATCCAGTCTCCAGGTCTCGGCAAACGTGCTatatttgaagcaaaaaatcataattaaaaaataattgattaTAGCTCCAGTTGTATGCCGATTGCAACCACAACCGGAATGGACAGCCAGAAATACTGACAGAACAATGCTATATCTATCtctttttgaattaaaattgtattaatGTTTTATCTTAGTTGTTAAACTAGCATTTGATTGTATTAAATCGGTTGTACTCGGTgcactttttcttccacctgTTTCTAATATTAGGtacggaaagaaaaataatacaaatcaatgtatttaaaacaaacttgtAATATTCATTTTTGTAGCAATTTCAGAAGTAATTACATGTTACGTAACAGATAATATTTTGCATTCTTTCACACTCAATGAAAAACATGCATATGGTTATATGAGAGTACAATCAGTGCCCTATTTCCTCCTTCTTCATTTTCAgttggggtttggttttccAAATCTGGAACAATTTTACAACTGATTGTTGGTATTTAAACCTGTGGCAAAAAACGCGTTaaagttgtaattgttgttgggTGTACGGGTGGATTTCTTTCATAAACCATCATCCAACTAACTACTCATTGTGTCACGATTTGCGAAATATACGGTACCGTGTTGCGGAAGGTATCGTTTGAATTTTGCTGTTACCAGGTCATGTTGACTATGATGGTACAACATATAAGAAGCTCGAAgtatacattgcaaatgtgcttaCCTTGTATCATGCGCGTGTTCCCTAAGGATGTGAATGCAAGCTCGATGTGGTTTACCTAAAAGTACAATACGTGTGTGGTTTGAGAATTGCATGTggtgtttgtttaattgtttaaataCTTATCAATTTGTACGGCCAAATGAGAGGAGCAAATTTTACGTGTTTCCATCGAATGGTATGGTAGTGTACGGTTGAAGTTCAATTTTCTTCAAGAGCATTAAAAATGGCCACGATCCGCATCTGTGTTGACAATaaacggaaaagaaagcaaaagtaattaaagcaaaacaaaaatagtcAAACAAATTCGGTTGCACGCTTGCTTTGTAAATAGATAAcaatagttgttactgctCTAGCAAAATAGAATCAAACATACGCACGTGAAGATGATGTTAGAGTGTGTTAACATGAAGTGTGAAGTGTGTTAACATAAACTTGGTTTCATACGTaggaaatcaaaattaacaTAATTAGAGTGATCACAACTGTTAATTGAATTACTATACACATGTATTAGTTACATGTgctatatatatgtatgtattaATACAACTCCAAGAAACCAATTAAAACCTATTTCTAATAATAGAAATATTATTCGAATACTTATTACTTTGAGTGGGGATAATG
Proteins encoded in this region:
- the LOC118516576 gene encoding uncharacterized protein LOC118516576 isoform X6 translates to MVLYVVNKVLNHTSSFVENMFREAANTNRSLKSCTLSALRSRLPQLTIRPNKVVIQAASITPTSKTSPRINVTAAPTKATTSAIPSRLLTPNSFNAAPAKATTSAIPSRLLPPNSFKAAPAKATTSAIPSRLLPPNSFKAAPAKATTAQYNPMLLNTCKIYRPTPTVKKPAPSIIDATSEKEKRNVLNLKTGKLYRPKLLINTSPETVSVASRSTQTSMLDAAQTNPATSSAFESQTSEQLTVLNKSVALIWAELNYLTDHRNKTTYGAGTMQGPGHPITTSIMTLPFLTSEAELTAFNENLGNDDFFESVLLLINDKVSGKPYAKNRMHDTFMMLFDRTFLATCSWRGGGKNGPKTRLDDKANIWRLLKTVGEQFEIVTIEDVERLAKTKISNASSLKKYKGLVKSSTKCSHKRDKNNNK
- the LOC118516576 gene encoding uncharacterized protein LOC118516576 isoform X8, translating into MFREAANTNRSLKSCTLSALRSRLPQLTIRPNKVVIQAASITPTSKTSPRINVTAAPTKATTSAIPSRLLTPNSFNAAPAKATTSAIPSRLLPPNSFKAAPAKATTSAIPSRLLPPNSFKAAPAKATTAQYNPMLLNTCKIYRPTPTVKKPAPSIIDATSEKEKRNVLNLKTGKLYRPKLLINTSPETVSVASRSTQTSMLDAAQTNPATSSAFESQTSEQLTVLNKSVALIWAELNYLTDHRNKTTYGAGTMQGPGHPITTSIMTLPFLTSEAELTAFNENLGNDDFFESVLLLINDKVSGKPYAKNRMHDTFMMLFDRTFLATCSWRGGGKNGPKTRLDDKANIWRLLKTVGEQFEIVTIEDVERLAKTKISNASSLKKYKGLVKSSTKCSHKRDKNNNK
- the LOC118516576 gene encoding cell wall protein RBR3-like isoform X4, with protein sequence MVLYVVNKVLNHTSSFVENMFREAANTNRSLKSCTLSALRSRLPQLTIRPNKVVIQAASITPTSKTSPRINVTAAPTKATTSAIPSRLLPPNSFKAAPAKATTSAIPSRLLPPNSFKAAPAKATTSAIPSRLLTPNSFNAAPAKATTSAIPSRLLPPNSFKAAPAKATTSAIPSRLLPPNSFKAAPAKATTAQYNPMLLNTCKIYRPTPTVKKPAPSIIDATSEKEKRNVLNLKTGKLYRPKLLINTSPETVSVASRSTQTSMLDAAQTNPATSSAFESQTSEQLTVLNKSVALIWAELNYLTDHRNKTTYGAGTMQGPGHPITTSIMTLPFLTSEAELTAFNENLGNDDFFESVLLLINDKVSGKPYAKNRMHDTFMMLFDRTFLATCSWRGGGKNGPKTRLDDKANIWRLLKTVGEQFEIVTIEDVERLAKTKISNASSLKKYKGLVKSSTKCSHKRDKNNNK
- the LOC118516576 gene encoding uncharacterized protein DKFZp434B061-like isoform X2; the encoded protein is MFREAANTNRSLKSCTLSALRSRLPQLTIRPNKVVIQAASITPTSKTSPRINVTAAPTKATTSAIPSRLLTPNSFNAAPAKATTSAIPSRLLPPNSFKAAPAKATTSAIPSRLLPPNSFKAAPAKATTSAIPSRLLTPNSFNAAPAKATTSAIPSRLLPPNSFKAAPAKATTSAIPSRLLPPNSFKAAPAKATTAQYNPMLLNTCKIYRPTPTVKKPAPSIIDATSEKEKRNVLNLKTGKLYRPKLLINTSPETVSVASRSTQTSMLDAAQTNPATSSAFESQTSEQLTVLNKSVALIWAELNYLTDHRNKTTYGAGTMQGPGHPITTSIMTLPFLTSEAELTAFNENLGNDDFFESVLLLINDKVSGKPYAKNRMHDTFMMLFDRTFLATCSWRGGGKNGPKTRLDDKANIWRLLKTVGEQFEIVTIEDVERLAKTKISNASSLKKYKGLVKSSTKCSHKRDKNNNK
- the LOC118516576 gene encoding uncharacterized protein DKFZp434B061-like isoform X1; amino-acid sequence: MVLYVVNKVLNHTSSFVENMFREAANTNRSLKSCTLSALRSRLPQLTIRPNKVVIQAASITPTSKTSPRINVTAAPTKATTSAIPSRLLTPNSFNAAPAKATTSAIPSRLLPPNSFKAAPAKATTSAIPSRLLPPNSFKAAPAKATTSAIPSRLLTPNSFNAAPAKATTSAIPSRLLPPNSFKAAPAKATTSAIPSRLLPPNSFKAAPAKATTAQYNPMLLNTCKIYRPTPTVKKPAPSIIDATSEKEKRNVLNLKTGKLYRPKLLINTSPETVSVASRSTQTSMLDAAQTNPATSSAFESQTSEQLTVLNKSVALIWAELNYLTDHRNKTTYGAGTMQGPGHPITTSIMTLPFLTSEAELTAFNENLGNDDFFESVLLLINDKVSGKPYAKNRMHDTFMMLFDRTFLATCSWRGGGKNGPKTRLDDKANIWRLLKTVGEQFEIVTIEDVERLAKTKISNASSLKKYKGLVKSSTKCSHKRDKNNNK
- the LOC118516576 gene encoding cell wall protein RBR3-like isoform X3; its protein translation is MVLYVVNKVLNHTSSFVENMFREAANTNRSLKSCTLSALRSRLPQLTIRPNKVVIQAASITPTSKTSPRINVTAAPTKATTSAIPSRLLTPNSFNAAPAKATTSAIPSRLLPPNSFKAAPAKATTSAIPSRLLPPNSFKAAPAKATTSAIPSRLLTPNSFNAAPAKATTSAIPSRLLPPNSFKAAPAKATTAQYNPMLLNTCKIYRPTPTVKKPAPSIIDATSEKEKRNVLNLKTGKLYRPKLLINTSPETVSVASRSTQTSMLDAAQTNPATSSAFESQTSEQLTVLNKSVALIWAELNYLTDHRNKTTYGAGTMQGPGHPITTSIMTLPFLTSEAELTAFNENLGNDDFFESVLLLINDKVSGKPYAKNRMHDTFMMLFDRTFLATCSWRGGGKNGPKTRLDDKANIWRLLKTVGEQFEIVTIEDVERLAKTKISNASSLKKYKGLVKSSTKCSHKRDKNNNK
- the LOC118516576 gene encoding cell wall protein RBR3-like isoform X5 — encoded protein: MVLYVVNKVLNHTSSFVENMFREAANTNRSLKSCTLSALRSRLPQLTIRPNKVVIQAASITPTSKTSPRINVTAAPTKATTSAIPSRLLTPNSFNAAPAKATTSAIPSRLLPPNSFKAAPAKATTSAIPSRLLPPNSFKAAPAKATTSAIPSRLLTPNSFNAAPAKATTAQYNPMLLNTCKIYRPTPTVKKPAPSIIDATSEKEKRNVLNLKTGKLYRPKLLINTSPETVSVASRSTQTSMLDAAQTNPATSSAFESQTSEQLTVLNKSVALIWAELNYLTDHRNKTTYGAGTMQGPGHPITTSIMTLPFLTSEAELTAFNENLGNDDFFESVLLLINDKVSGKPYAKNRMHDTFMMLFDRTFLATCSWRGGGKNGPKTRLDDKANIWRLLKTVGEQFEIVTIEDVERLAKTKISNASSLKKYKGLVKSSTKCSHKRDKNNNK